Genomic window (Ictalurus punctatus breed USDA103 chromosome 16, Coco_2.0, whole genome shotgun sequence):
ACCAACACACCTGTCTTCAACGGGCTGCCTTCAGGCCACTCCCCAGTCCAGTGAAACATCTGCCAACTTTCAAATAAAATCAACGTCTGCCTACTTTAACGGTAAATAATGAGACacacaaattttattttgtgatttaGATTTCCTGTGCTCCGCAAGACCAGTCGACTCCTCCTGAGCATGATGAATACTACTGTAAATGGTATTGGCTGTTAAATCAAGGAACTTCATGTTCTTAAATCttttcattaaattaaaacaggTCTAAATGATTGATATCCAAGAGTATAAAGACTCCATTAAGTAAGTGCAATTCCTCTTGTGCTCTTTTCTCCATTCACTGCTttctttcattcactcattcattcatatttagttACCATTTTATCCGTGTCAGTGTCGCGCCAGATCCAGGGTCTAATCCAGGAATGCCGGGCTTAATGTCGgaacacatacagtactgtgcaaaagtcatgcaaagaaatgctgtagaacaAAGACGCCTTCAAAAATAAcgtaattaaatgtttctccattttaaaaaaatactacaaaaaGCACTagacagtaataaatgaaacaaaggcaatatttggtgtgacgaccctttgctttaaaaaaaaaaagaaagaaagaaagtctcAGATAGAATTAGTTCAGTTTATGATCTGTAAGTTACGCTACATTAtgttacagcatttggcagacgcccttatgcagagcgacttacaatgaTCTCATATATAAAActgagtagttgagggttaagggccatgCTCAAGAGCCTAAAAGTGGCAGCTTGGACTCACAACCTTCCcatcagaagtccaacatctcaactgctcagctacCACTTCCACCAGTTTTAAGGTATGTTCACACACAGAGCTACTCGCAGAGACAATGCGGCCGGAGAccgttcattttcaatgagatcTGGCGACTTCCGGTAACATGCACGATGGCGACCACTGGTGACTGGATGTGGGTGTGTCCAGCGACGCGACAAAGTTTAGAAAAGTTCAACTTCATGCAAATTTGGACCAACTTGGTGCAGCAACTACCAATATGAGTGAAGAAGAGTGAGTACACATCACCCATGGCCACCCGCGCTCACTAGCAGAAGCAGTGTCATTGTGGCAgtagccaattagcttagcttttTGCTGTCATTGTAAATGCTGTGCATGAAAAgcttaactttttttaaaaatgctgtgtTTAAAAAGCTTAGCTTTTTGCTGtcatctgtcactatcttcaaaaaacagataaagacccacctcttccgtgcatacctaactaacccctaaaacgccaaccctacattatcctaaaaaacaaaacaaaaaaaccctactcTGGCTTTTACACCTCTACGCTGCGCACTTTGCtgctctagaactcaattaaagatctagTATAGTAgcacttgtattgttctccgcttgatatttcgctttgcttgtatttcctcatttgtaagtcgctttggataaaagcatctgctaaatgaataaatgtaaataaatgcaaatgtagcTTAGCTTAGGATCTTAGcgggtttaaaacaaaaaataagttaattaattaaatgaataaataataatgaaacattcactttttgttgcaatctagtgtagctcctatctttGGTGAAGTGTCCGGCTTGTCGCTGCTTCGGCGGCCGGGAACAAGCAGCACCAACAAACAgtgacttcatagtacagcggctggcgacttgcagcgataagatcgctgtatgtgtgaacgcaGCATCAGGGAGCCTCATCATCCTGTAATTTTCCCTAGAGGACACCCACACGTATACAGGAAGAACACGAGAGACTCCACCCAGAGAGTAATccaagctcaggactgaacctggaaccctggagctgttagTTGGCAATGCTACACTATATTCTAACAAATATTACTTTTGTCATTTGCTAGTTGTTTCTGGCGAACACATTCATTGTTAACAGCACCAGAAAAGACAACAGCATAATACTGCTGAATCACACTGAAACTGGCTCAGTTCTGCACATGATTATTAAAGCTGCATTATCAAAGTTTTTGggggttaaaaatgaacaaaaatcaattactgagcaagtatgtaaaaaaaaaaaaaaaaaacagtgttcaaaactgtctccttTCCTTACCCCGATTCACAACAATAAGCTTATAATTATGATTTATCATTTGAGCTGTCGGGTCGGATTTCGCAGCAAACGTCAGTTTGACGTCATTTGTGTGGCCATTGACGGCACTAGGCCTTTGCGTGGTTATGTCATGTCCgttaaaagaaagaagaagagccaGCTTCTATATCGTGTGTGTAGGGGGCTGAGGATGTTTGTAGCTTGTCCTTACAAGAGTTGCTTAGAATTGAAACTTGTCATCTAGATGGCTGCTTTCAATCTGAATCGTTCTAATCGCAGTCATCGTTGACATCTGGGGTATCAGCGGTTGTCAAAATCAAGAAACCTCGCACTGCtgagagcctgcagtcaaaaagggaaagcaACAGAGCCCGAGCTAAAGCCAGAATAAATATCGGCATGGCTTTTGAGATTTGCCGAAAACTCTGGATTTGAAGTGGTTGAAGTATGATGCAGAGATAACTTTTCTTCTGTTGAACGGgtcagacatttcagtggctcaataggTAGATAGCTAACATTAGTGCACTTGTTTGCTTGATTCAGCTAAGTATCgagtttatttttttgctatgGTCTatggcaggggtgtccaatcttatccgcaaagggccaatgtgtgtgcaggttttcattccaatcaagcaggagccacacctgattccacctgtttaatcagttgatcttggctttcagtagactcatttgtagcttctgcttggttggaatgaaaacctgcacccacaccagccctttccagataagattggacaccctgGTCTATGGTCTAttagctatgagagagagagagcaaatcacctctactccaagaaacCTTTATCCCCAAACACCTCTGTTGTCAAGtataatatacaatacaatatactatatacaataatatacaaCCCATACGAATACcacaaaccatcagattcatccacGCAGCGCAGCAGAGCAGAAGCTCAAcccatggggaaaaaaacaactccaCAAGTAACTTGCAGTtctatgtttcaaacagagatggcgatagagaggcaaaagttcagtactgcagctttaattattaacCCTATAGTTTACACACAGTGTTGCACATACAAATAATTTTGGATCATTCTTGTTCAATTAAAATACAggtaaaaacagaaaacttGATATCACTTAGCAAATAAGGAGAAACATGTACATCTAAGCCTCCATGCCATGCACTAACACTGGCTTACCTCATATGACCAGACGCACTGGGTTCCCCCAAATCGCCGGACACAGCGGCCCACCTCTACATCCTCATGCGTCGTGTACATCTCCCTCAGACAGGTGCCAATGTGAGGCACCATCATGCGCAGCACCTCTCGGCTGAAGATCATGCCCGGGCCACCCATGCAAAAATTCTCTCCAGGCTCCAGTGCCAACTTGCCCAGTTCTTCTGTGGTGCCTAGACCTGTCTGTCCCAGATACAGAGGCTTACTGCTGTTGAGCGAGCGCAAGAAGAGCTCCAGCTTTTCACCTAAGACAGACGGACAGCGGAAAAATTACGAGAGGGAGTGGGGGGTGGGCAACATTATTACATTTGGGTTTTCTTTAGGGTATGTAAACATTCACTGCTCAAGAAGAAAATTCACTTCTCAAGAGCTCTGAGACATCGTTCTTCTTTTATGAAACCAATATGTGATGGTTTTCCACCTCAGTGTTTATATGACAGGGTCAATAAAAGGAGCAGCACATTTCAGCTTGTACTGCTTCTCGCTTTCAGTGTTCATTCAATGGGAAATATAAAAGTTACACCTTACTTACAAACTGATATTACTGTTTCTTAGTTTAGTTTAACAGAAGATTTCTGTTagttttttattaaaagtgccaccaataaaaaaatatatacgcCTCCAGAGAGAAAGCAAAGACTAAAATCCATCTATTGTCCTACACAGGGGTCACAGGgaagcctggagactatcccagggaactcgggacacaCTGGACGGGATGCCAGCCATCGCAGACACAATTtagaaaatgccaatcagtctgcaatgcatgtctttggattgggggaggaaactaccaaagcacagggagaacatgcaagcaccATGCACGCAGGGCGGAGGCAGGGACCGAACACCCAACcacggaggtgcaaggcaaacatgctaaccactaagccaccgtgtccccATGAGGACGAAAAGGTTAAAGTAGGTTAAATCACACTCACAAGCAAAAAGGATTAGCACAAATCTTCTTAAATTAAGAAACAAATCACCACAACTCTCACTGCCCATGACACAGAGCACTTCTATTTACTACAGTAAAAGTATCAATATCGATATGAAGAATAAAATCATCACTGATTAGACATGTTCACAGAAATATATTCTCGTACTATATAAAGACAGACGTAATGAGAAACCCAAATGAACCTCTTCTATCTAATACACGGCATTTTTCTCGAAGTCACCACAGGAATCAGCCTACTTCATTGTTTTGTAGGTCACGGTTCATTCGTGCAAATATGACAAATAACTACATAATTACGCCGGAAACTTTATGCTTGAACCAATTCAATTAAACGAATGCACAAGGAACAGCTCCTCCCAAAGCTGTATAAAATCGCACAATGAGATTAGTCTATAATATACTGGTGATGTAGTTGAATGtcttttttacaaaacattacGGTGAACATAAATCCAAAAGAAAGTATTTTAACCGAGACATTCGTGGCTGTATATGTGCAATAATCATCAAAGTAATGCTGCCTTTTATCGCACTGCGTGAACGAAACACCAATTGGTTTCATGTCAGAAATTTGCCTGAAAGATGAGACTTGTACATTCCGCTTAGCCTCCCTTAATCATCTGTGCAGTCTTTCATGGATTTCCAATAGCTCACACTAAGATTTACACTTCACTCGACAGGAAATAGTGAAATATATCGCCTGTACCCCTGGCAGCAGCTGGACATATTTCAAGGCTTGACCATTCATTAAAAGGCTTGGAAAGGAAGCTGCCATTCCGTAATTGCACACTTGGCACTAAAAGCACAGGGCAGACCACTTCCCAGAACCCCCGTCTGGCTTCTTCACCTCGGATGTAGACGTCATCGTCCGCCCTCATGAACCACTCGTATTTGTCCAGGTAGTGATCGTGCATGTACTTCAACATCATGAAGGACTTCTTCTGTGGTGGATACGAATCGTCAACGCCTGGCAGCGAGACCACCGGCAGCGGGAAAGGAAGTGGCACGGAGTCCGAGCCGTGGCTCGAGAAGAACTCCACCTTTCCTGGGACGCTCGGCGCCCATGTCTTATACACGGCCACTGCTCTTGAGTCCAGATACTTTTTGGCAGTCATGACTCCAACGTAGAGGAAGTGTCTGGGATGGGGAATGGGTCGTCCATGGCTTGGCTTGTCCACGCTTTggtcctcatcctcctcttcgTAGCTTCTGGAAGATGCTTTGCGCTGGCTGTCGGGCCAGGCGTCGCTTGTTATGGGCGTTCTTACTATTTCGGAAACTTTACCCAGACTGTACGGTGAGCACATGGAGGTCTTTTTGAGCTCAGTGACCCGGGGCACCAGGAGCCAGGATGCTGCAGTGAACCCGAGCAAAAGCCCGACCATAACATTCGTCCACGCTTTTCTAGACCTCAATGCCATGATCAGATCAGCACAGGTGATCATTTAAGAGGAAACAGATACTAAAGGTTTGCTGGATTGAGTGAAATACCCGGGGAGCACTGCAATGCAATAACACAGTGTGTTTAAGTACTGTACGACCTCAAGCACATAAATGCGACCTTTCACGCGTCCGGACATCCTCAAGACTCAAGACGGAGCAAAACCAGCGAGTGTCCCTTAACTCCAGCCGGCCAACACTTCCCTTCTGGGGGACGTTTCTATTATATTAACATAATAGTGTAGTTCCTTAGAGGCAATCCCTCCGTTAACGTGAAGTGTCCTGCTCGACACAGAGACTTGTCCAATCCGTTACAATGACAACCAACGCAGTGTAAACTCTTCATCGTCTCAGCAGACAATCACGCTTCTGTTTCCAGAAAGGTTGCCGTTTCTTACGAACTCCAcgctttttttcctttccccgAAGACTTCTCAACTGCCATAGTGATGATCTCAAAGCTCCCttggagagagaaatatatatatatatattcaaggCAGTTTCACACTTCACCTCTAGTTAGTTAAATGACTACAGCAGTCTGATTCTGCTACCTACGCTACTGCGTCCTCGCCATGTTGTTTACTATTTAGCAAGCTAAATAACTTCGCTCGGTTTTTCCGACTTCGACACTTTTCCGTCAGCTTCGTCCGACTGCAGCAGCTTGAACATGAGCCCGGCTGTGAAAGTAAAGCgagttttctctctttctgtttctctctctctctctctctctctctctccgctcgCCTGTCAATGGGCGGAGCGTCCTCCCAAAAATAACGGGCAGCTTCAGGGAAATCTCATGGAGCGCACTACATCATATATGCCGTCGTGCTAACGCTTTAGCGGTGTCATTTGGTTACACAGAGAAGAATAATCATCCATATAGCGCCTTTCTCGCACACAGGGTGGTGTTATGTTATGACAAATGATGTAAAGAAGAGTGAACACGATATATGAATGAccgaaaagaaagaaagagcttcTTTTATTTCCTGTCAGGTTTTACCTGACGCCTTTTGAGCCACGCCCTCGTTTCCTGTACTTCAGGGATTGAAGTGCGTTTGGGCGACAGAGTTTCATGAGAGCTTCTTTTGTCCAGCTTGAGAGTATACATGTATTTGAACTCCCAAACAATTCGAGAATTTTGTCTCAAATTTCCCCCTTCTAACACGTTTAGTAACCTCCACCCTCTGTACAAAGGCTTTTCAGTTTGCCTTTAAGGTGTACTGTGTAAGACCAAATTGAACATAGGGTTTCTTGAACGCTGAAAAATTCCTTCTTTGTCTGACCAGCTACCAGATGACAAAACACAAGATGGAAGACTGTTGCCAGTTATTTCAGCTTACTTATTATTTGACTAAATAATATTAATGCTTGAGATTTTTTAATTGCCTTGCTGTTGTGTTTCCTTTGAACGAACACTTACCAGATAATAAAGATGTTCTAACAGTTTGATTTCTCAACAAGTGCTCTGTGCATAATCTTGGAACAGAGGGTTTGTCTTTTAGAAAAGGTTTCATGTGGAACCCCTTTAGAAAGATAGAGCCACAGACCATTCAAAGaatccataatttttttttatacatactgTGGGGCATGGTGCCTTAGTGATTAGCACTGTTGCTTCGCActtccagggttaggggtttgaatcccacttTTGTGCGTGGAGTTTGTCTGTTTTCCCAATGCGTCAGGCGGTctctctgggtactccagtttcctagCCTAGGCCATAGACATGcgttttaggctgattggcatttccaaattgcaaATGATCcacaaattttttttgctttccctCCCTTCTGAAGCCGTTAAAGCTCTGTACTCTTCTCTCACAATCTAAGATGTACCACATGCTGTTTATAGACACCAATTCCCAAGATTTCAATGATTGGAAACATGACGTCACTGTGGGAGGAATAGTGGAAGTGATTTCCCAGGGTCCCAGGGTAAAGTGTGTTTCCAGAGAACCAGATTATCATTTTCATGAGATGAGAAAGAGGCTGAGAAACCGAAGTCTTTACTTGCTACAGCACTGCGGAATTTAGTGCTTAATTTACTCTTACATACACAAACAACTTGTGAAGGTAATTAGCTGAAGATTTAGAGTGGAAAGCTTGGAGTGTGACAATGCTGATATCTTAGTGAATTCTAGCATGTAGACCTATATGACAGAAATTTGGTATCATAATCAacatttaaaacagttttttattttattttcaaccTTAAGTGCATGAGCACTCAGAATGTAATTAGGATCAGCCAAATTGGTTTTCAGGAGTTTATTATAAGCTCAAAGTAGTGGCAGATTGATGCTGGGGAATTTAACCCTGGATGTTTGAAAGCTAGCAGGTCCCAGTTATTGTGGGGATGATTGAGATGAACAGCTGGTCTGAATACAACATGCTGCTAAACAATTCTCGTACTCTCCCTTCCTGTCTGTCTTATGTGACATCCAGGCAGACTTTTTTGTGACGTCACTCTCTGACCTATAGCACGTCAACTAAATCACCCAGGCCCTCTAGTGGTAAGAATCTCTGACCTTGGCACTTCAGTTTAAATAACTGATCTCAGCAATCAACAGAATTAGTTGTGTTAGAGAGTGATGTTCAAGAATAAGTATAGATGTATTGTGTGCATAGCTAGAGACTCCTTAAGAAAGTATAACCAGCAGACATCAAGTACCCAATTAACTCAAATAGTTAACATTTCcttgttttactttttaacGGAGCTGAAATTTAAATTGCTTACACCAATTGTTGGGATTCATATTgactttagaaaaaaatattgtaatattctTAGAATATTACATAGagagatatactgtacattttactGATACAACAGTACCATGATTGCTACGTATAATGCTCAAGAAACATCCTGGGCTAAGAGTCAAACTCTCTTAGCCATTCTCTGGGCATTCATATAACCACTAATATTTGTTTGAATGACTCCATGGTTTGGAAATAAGGGAGAAAATGTGCATAGAGTGctgtttgtgttatatagtcaACAGCTTATAGGTGTGAGTTTTCTCTTTTCCCCTCACATGGGTTCCTTAAACCATGCCATGGGTTAGATAGGGTTACACACACCTGCCACTGACACCTGCTTCTTAATTAATAAGTAATGAGTGCAATGAGCCTGAGTCAAGAGAGGTACATGTTAGCTGGGATATAAACATGGACATTACTGTTCTCCCCAACAATAATCACCCAGAGAAATTCCTCCAACTTGATGTAGGGATGCTACCAGCCACCCACGGGATGTTCCAGATAGGAGCAGCACTGTCTGGCCAGAGGCAGTGGCATAACAGAGTATACTCACAGGTATGGAAGCTCTCGTTAGCACCATGAGCAAAACATAAGGCTTGATTGTACAGAGGTGGATAATGGTgaaatttgtgttaatttaaatgattttattttatttatttatttaatttttaatttgtattttttacagTTGTTGGAAAAGTCATTGGTCACACTTTTGTCAGAAAGGTTTACTGAAAAAACAaccatatacatttatacacatatatagaccattttaaaaaacagacattCTTGAATATTTTTAGAGTATTTAAAATATCCTTAAgattatgtttaaaatatacCTAGATGTATATATGAGCCTGTTTAACATTTGCAGGACTCAGTCTTTTGTCTTTGCACCTAAATGTTATTTTTCCACTGGTGTTCATTACCAAAAATATGTTCTTCTACTCGTCTTTGTACctacattttgatttttttcactaGTCTTTGTTACCTAAATTTTATTTTCCACTACTCTTTGTACCTAAATAAAATTTTTCTTCTTATTGTGTTGCTTACACTGTATTTTCCCATTAGTCTTTGTTCCTATGTTTTATTTTCCACTAGTCTTTGTACCGAAATTAGTTTTTCCAGTGATCTCAATTTTATGCGCATAAATAATGTGGGGTTTTACAGCATGCTTCTCACTATTCTGATATGAAATCTGTTTTTACACAAATCCACCCATTGGTGCTGTGTCATATTCATATTTGAGCATTTAATGAAAGGGCATATTCTGTTTCCTATGTATAAACTTTATCCATGGTAAAACAATCAAGGTTCAGTCTGGAATTTCAGTCAGTCTCTATGCATATTGCTGGattattattaatgcttttattatcattattaatatttgaGGGATCATCCATTCTTGTTTGTAGTGCATATATTATTCATCATATTCATTACCATCATCCATTGTCATCATTATCTATTCAACACAAGTATATTTTTGACATATTCATTGGCTTCATGCTTAAGGTCCATTCTCTATTCTTCCTTCAGGGAGAGCATAGAGTAAAGAAGGAGGCAGAAAGACCATCATCACCAGAGGGCAGGCCTGACTTCAGAGACAATGAACTGGAACAACACATCACACCACTCACTCTGAAACCAAAGATCAAGCAAAACCCACTCTATGTAGACCTAAGGACTGTTGACATGGAGGAGAACCAGAGATATAAACCATCCTGGACCATTGAGGACTATGACCGACATTCTTTGCATGGCAACCTAGCCAGTTATCAGGTACAGACTGGTATTACTTGTATTGTCACTCAAAAAATAGTACTGAATAAGAGATAGATGAAAACTAATATTTGTAATTATCAATTGTCTACTCACATAGTTATTCTCACAAGTATAAATGTCAGAACATTGTATAGCATAACACTCAACCaatacagaaatatacagtattagtGCAGTTGAAATTAGTATATCAGAATTAAGTCACAGTTATTCAGATGTATAGTGagatattacatattacacCCTTAAACCATCTGGGAACCATCCATGGATCCAGACTAGCATCGCCCACTCTGGAGCCAATCTCGGAAacactggatggggtgccagtccatcacaggataCCATTTACAGTACACACAGACTCTCATAACTACATAACTacttaattattaaattaagtTCACTAAATTATTTATAGTAATTACGGAATCAACTTCTGAATCAATACTACTTCTGATTCAACTACTGAATCGATTACTGAATGTCATTACTGAATACTGATTTAGGAGGTCTATCTGAATATTAACCCAAGAGTTTAAGGGATAATAATGGGAAATTTTGGAGTGAGAACAATTAATCATACCactttttaacatttaactAGTCTTAATATCTCAAGTCAAAGCAACTGACTCAACAAAACTAAATTCCCCAGCTATGTAGATGATTTACTGTGTATGAGTAAAAATTGAAGATACAGAGGGGCATGGTGGTAAagcaggtagcattgccacctcacacctccagggtccccagtttgatcctgacTTCAGGTAACATGTTCACATGTTCtcctgggtttcctctgggttctctcaAAACATACTGGCAGGTGGATTGGTGGCTCGCAACTGCCCCTatttgtgaatgtgtatgtgtgtgtgtgtgtgtgtgtgtgtgtgtgtgtgtgtgtgtgtgtgtgtgtgtgtgtgtgtgtgtgtgcatgcgtagTGCCTAGTGATGGACTAGCAGGGTAAtgtgattactgaagatgaatgaatgaacgaatgaatgaaatttTGGTGCCATATGAGCCATCCTCTGTACCTAGTAGTAACTAGATTGACCCATCTGTTTAGAATTATTAAAACATGCTCTGTGTAACAGTTGTGTTCAATATTGCAGAATACTTCTTTAGAACGTGCCCACGCCTGATGATTTCTCTTGTCTCATAGGAAGATCCTAGGAAATTGAATTTTTGGCTGGAGGATCTCTACACCCCAGGCTTTGACtccctgctgaaaaagaaggaagcAGAACTTAAAAGGAACAAAATATGCAGAATACTGACTTCAGTCATTCTGTCAGTTTGCGCAGTTGTGATCGTTATCACTGTGCCAATTGTAGTGacacataaaaaaaactgatttcGAAAATGAAAGCAAGAAGACAGACTTTTAATTTACCCCATGGTTCAGCAGATTAGCAATGTCTTCTGTCTGTAAGCACAAgctattactgtttattttattgctcttaGGACTGTTATTACTGTTAGGCCTGATTGAGGATTCGCTATTGTGTTATGTAAATATTGCATGAGTTTAAACAAGAGTTTGCTCAAGGcattatttaaagaaacacaaTATACAGTAGTGACACTATAAGGAATAATAGCACCACCAAGTGACCAGAAACCATGTGCAAACCTGACACAATGTACATACATTTATTACAAGTTACTTATTGGTTATAATGTCTGCTATTTTATTGTAAAGCAttgtattataaaaaataataaaatggggggaaaaaggagaTTAGATTAACCTTAAATGGAAAGTCTTAAAAATACTACACCTTGCATTTGCTCTGGGGAAAAGACACAAATGTGGACCtatcacaaaaaaaaggagCAGCTATAATGATGGTGACTGGGTGAGCTATAGGTTTTAGTCTAATAGAATTCTGGATGTTTATgcaagaaaaatataaataatttagacTTCTAACTCACTGATTAAAATTCATTATTAAGATTTATCTAAATAACCTAGACTTAGATCTTTATCTGATCCAATGTCTCAGCATTTCAGTTGGCAATGAAATTTgataaatatgcaaaatgttTAGACGTGAACGTCATCTTGAAATGAATGATAATGATTCAGTCTGTCAGGGGCCTTATCATTATACGAATATAAATGTGAAAGACTGCAGGTGAGGACTATATCACTGCTTGTGTGCAGTTATTATCTTCCATCGCAGTGTCCATCACAATGACAAGGACAAAGACAGCTTGGGGTGTGTTATTTATCTttttctcacacatacacagaacCAGCTGATACTTCTTGCAGTGTAATTATGTTGCAGTTCTTTGTGATGTTTGATAATGACTGTGCTGTTTATCCATGCTAATCTACATCAGAAAGTCAACAAGTTCTTCctgaatctgaatctgaatcaGAATGTGGCTCTATGCTAGTGACAAAGCAgttatgtgtataaataaatccaaGAGTCACCATCATTCACGAATGAATACAAATACTATGCAATAGTAATGAACAAAATAATTCTTCTGAAACAGAAGATGAAACTATagtgtaataaaacaaaaatagtgtgtgtgcgcatgtgtgtttgtgtgtgtgtgtgcgcgcgcgtgtgtgtttaattagcactttttctgttcctcactgttTTACTTCAATGACACTGCAAACTGTAAGTCTTGGAACAGAGAGCTGTCAAACAAATATGctaattagaatattaggccacgcccaGATGATGCTCATATTCACCTGATAAAGTTCAGatggtttttaaacagtttaaaaaaatcccattactgtttttttttattttgttttgtttttttgctttttatttatatgttgcttggtgtataatattaatactaaaatCTGGtaccattattatttatttattcagatttTACAGTATAAAATATCTGTATGCTTGgattgcagtctgtctcacataAGTCATTTCAAATAAAACGGGTTGCCAAATTAATAAAAGTTTaataagtgtttgttttttaaagtttgtcctATATAAATTGTCCTAGAAAGTATTCGAGAGCTTATTTATGCTGCAATGATTACCTAGTTTTCAGCTTGTAGTGACGGTAGAAGCAATTGGAGTTTTTGTATTTTCAGCCA
Coding sequences:
- the minar2 gene encoding major intrinsically disordered NOTCH2-binding receptor 1-like, with product MDITVLPNNNHPEKFLQLDVGMLPATHGMFQIGAALSGQRQWHNRVYSQGEHRVKKEAERPSSPEGRPDFRDNELEQHITPLTLKPKIKQNPLYVDLRTVDMEENQRYKPSWTIEDYDRHSLHGNLASYQEDPRKLNFWLEDLYTPGFDSLLKKKEAELKRNKICRILTSVILSVCAVVIVITVPIVVTHKKN